A portion of the Candidatus Cloacimonadota bacterium genome contains these proteins:
- a CDS encoding phosphopentomutase, whose product MFKRIIVVVLDGVGVGELPDADKFHDLGSNTIANVANAVGGLNLPVLQQLGLGNIISIKGVDVVQNPLANFGKAKEISAGKDSTTGHWEIMGLPTQSPFPTYPNGFPLDIIRKFIEKTGCKGVLGNKAESGTVIINELGEEHLQTKFPIVYTSADSVFQIATHEDVFSVDELYEICKIAREDIFVGKNRVGRVIARPFVGDKNGNFQRTSDRKDFSIDPPGKSVLDFVKNKSMDVIGVGKIEDLFNLQGLTESVHTHHNDEAVETLLNFMKKMREGLIFVNLPDFDTEWGHRNNFRAFAEGLEAFDRKLQSIIDEMQKDDILIITADHGCDPTTSSTDHSREYIPILAFGKNLKKGINLGIRETFADIGATISDYLCIENPKSGKSFLPLILKK is encoded by the coding sequence TTGTTTAAAAGAATAATAGTTGTAGTTTTGGACGGAGTGGGAGTTGGCGAGCTGCCCGACGCTGACAAATTTCATGATTTGGGGAGTAATACCATTGCAAACGTAGCGAATGCGGTTGGAGGCTTGAATTTACCTGTTTTGCAGCAACTCGGTTTGGGGAATATCATTTCCATAAAGGGGGTTGATGTTGTTCAAAATCCTTTGGCAAATTTTGGTAAGGCAAAAGAAATTTCTGCTGGAAAAGATAGCACCACAGGTCATTGGGAAATTATGGGACTTCCAACCCAATCCCCGTTTCCTACATACCCAAACGGATTTCCATTAGACATTATTCGCAAATTTATAGAGAAAACCGGCTGCAAAGGTGTGCTGGGAAATAAAGCCGAATCCGGAACAGTTATCATAAACGAACTGGGCGAAGAACATCTGCAAACGAAATTTCCGATTGTCTATACATCTGCGGATAGTGTTTTTCAAATCGCTACGCATGAAGATGTTTTTTCCGTAGATGAATTGTATGAAATTTGCAAAATTGCAAGAGAGGATATTTTTGTAGGGAAAAATAGAGTTGGACGCGTGATAGCAAGACCTTTTGTTGGAGATAAAAATGGGAATTTCCAAAGAACCTCAGATAGAAAAGATTTTTCAATAGACCCACCCGGGAAAAGCGTTCTTGACTTTGTGAAGAATAAATCTATGGATGTTATCGGAGTTGGTAAAATAGAAGACCTTTTTAATTTGCAGGGATTGACCGAGTCTGTTCACACACATCATAATGATGAGGCGGTGGAAACTTTATTGAATTTTATGAAAAAAATGAGAGAAGGTTTGATATTTGTAAATCTGCCGGACTTCGACACAGAATGGGGGCATAGAAATAATTTTAGGGCATTTGCAGAAGGCTTGGAAGCATTCGACAGAAAATTGCAAAGCATAATTGATGAAATGCAAAAAGATGATATTTTAATTATTACCGCTGATCATGGCTGCGATCCAACCACTTCTTCCACCGATCATTCACGTGAATACATCCCGATTTTGGCATTTGGAAAGAATTTAAAAAAAGGAATCAATCTCGGAATACGTGAAACATTTGCAGATATTGGTGCAACTATTTCAGATTATTTATGTATAGAAAATCCCAAAAGCGGAAAAAGTTTTTTACCGTTGATCTTAAAGAAATGA
- a CDS encoding peptidylprolyl isomerase: protein MEIAFVNNKKITDKEFRAELYQLLKSLDKKEPSIDVQTKALNNLIDANLLLEETGKYDYTIDEQIALQQFHYLKKGYETEMDFNKDLRKYSITTEKLLENIRNNLLIKKFIETNFSNKNKLDEARLHGYYKRNLNHFRTSDEVRIHHLLISHKCSDSRKIVKTVQKKIKDGEDFHQLIAEFSNCPSVQNNGDLGYIQRGQFIPQLEKIVFNSKIGEIVGPIETEFGFHFVMVINKKSAGIPKYDDIKESLKEQLEKIAAEIELLNFIRDRRREATIRIYEDRLQDCLKE from the coding sequence ATGGAAATTGCGTTTGTAAATAACAAAAAAATTACTGACAAAGAGTTCAGGGCGGAACTTTATCAGCTCCTAAAATCGCTTGATAAAAAAGAACCGTCAATAGATGTTCAAACCAAGGCATTGAATAATCTTATCGATGCCAATCTGTTACTCGAAGAAACCGGGAAATATGATTATACAATAGATGAACAGATAGCCTTGCAGCAATTCCACTATTTGAAAAAAGGCTATGAAACAGAGATGGATTTCAACAAGGATCTGAGAAAGTATTCAATTACCACGGAAAAATTATTGGAAAATATTAGGAATAATTTACTCATAAAAAAATTTATTGAAACAAATTTTTCAAACAAAAACAAATTAGACGAAGCAAGGCTTCATGGATATTACAAAAGGAATCTAAATCACTTTAGAACATCTGACGAAGTACGAATTCATCATTTGCTTATTTCACATAAATGCTCAGATTCTCGAAAAATAGTGAAAACAGTGCAGAAGAAAATCAAAGACGGAGAAGATTTTCATCAATTGATAGCCGAATTTTCTAATTGTCCCAGTGTCCAAAATAATGGTGATTTGGGATATATCCAACGGGGGCAGTTCATTCCGCAACTCGAAAAAATCGTATTTAATAGCAAGATCGGTGAAATTGTGGGACCTATAGAAACTGAATTCGGTTTTCATTTTGTGATGGTCATAAATAAAAAATCAGCCGGCATTCCCAAATACGATGATATCAAAGAGTCGTTGAAGGAACAGCTGGAAAAAATTGCAGCCGAGATTGAACTTCTGAATTTTATTAGGGACAGGAGAAGAGAAGCAACAATCAGAATTTACGAGGATAGGTTACAGGATTGTTTAAAAGAATAA
- the miaA gene encoding tRNA (adenosine(37)-N6)-dimethylallyltransferase MiaA, producing the protein MSKLEKIIVICGQTAVGKTSLSLQLAKGFAGEIISADSRQIYRNLNIGTDKVSKSLRKGIPHHLIDIKNPDEKYTAGDFVRDADKIIEEIIDRGKMPFVVGGTGFYIKALLEGLCDIPPSDPQIRKLIENEIATRGSIAIYEELEKVDPVAAKRVHPNNERRIVHYLEVFRATGKPISEFWQAQKKKKRYDYFVIYLTLDRDKLYRRINDRVDQMITTGLISEVQHLLDMGFTKDLPGMNTLGYVEILDYINGETDREEAVKLIKQHMRNYAKRQYTWFSKINSDLTIYTDNLNLSIIKNQIETFIGD; encoded by the coding sequence ATGAGTAAATTGGAAAAAATAATCGTAATTTGTGGGCAAACAGCAGTAGGCAAGACTTCTCTTTCATTACAATTGGCAAAAGGATTCGCAGGGGAGATCATCTCTGCAGATTCGCGACAAATCTATAGAAATCTAAATATTGGAACGGATAAAGTTAGCAAATCTTTGAGAAAAGGAATTCCCCATCACCTTATTGATATCAAGAATCCAGACGAAAAATATACAGCTGGAGATTTTGTTCGTGATGCCGACAAAATCATTGAGGAAATAATTGATAGGGGAAAGATGCCGTTTGTGGTTGGCGGAACGGGGTTTTACATCAAAGCATTATTGGAAGGATTATGCGATATACCTCCGAGTGATCCTCAAATCAGAAAATTAATTGAAAACGAAATTGCTACTCGCGGTTCTATAGCCATATATGAGGAATTGGAAAAAGTTGACCCCGTGGCAGCAAAAAGGGTTCATCCCAATAATGAGAGAAGAATTGTCCATTATTTAGAAGTATTTCGAGCCACAGGCAAACCTATATCAGAATTTTGGCAGGCTCAGAAGAAGAAAAAACGCTACGATTATTTTGTTATTTATCTCACGCTGGACAGAGATAAACTTTATAGAAGAATCAATGATCGAGTTGACCAAATGATAACCACCGGCCTTATTTCGGAAGTGCAACATCTGTTGGATATGGGTTTTACCAAAGATTTACCCGGAATGAATACGTTGGGATATGTGGAAATTCTTGATTATATAAACGGCGAAACGGACAGGGAAGAAGCCGTAAAATTGATCAAACAACATATGCGAAATTATGCAAAACGGCAATACACGTGGTTTTCCAAAATCAATTCAGATTTGACAATTTATACTGATAATCTTAATTTATCCATTATTAAAAATCAAATCGAAACCTTCATTGGAGATTGA
- the purH gene encoding bifunctional phosphoribosylaminoimidazolecarboxamide formyltransferase/IMP cyclohydrolase, translated as MKKRAIISVSDKTGVIELARELLNLDFEIISTGGTYKKLVENGVDAILVSEITKFPEIMNGRVKTLHPAIHGGILCDKNNSEHLIEIEKENIKPIDLVVVNLYPFQKTISKENVSIQEAIENIDIGGPTMIRAAAKNFESVSVIIDRNDYGKVINELKHSGNVSLETRKELAKKAFQHTAKYDSYIANYFSGICEEHLPSQMNLALPLISELRYGENPHQKAGFYAEEIIYKKLHGKKLSFNNLQDVDAAFKAIVKFQIRAKFPELSTVVILKHCNPCGIGTAGNLRDAYEKAFATDTMSPFGGIVIVNRTLDLGAALEINKIFTEIIIAPDFSAEALEQLKKKKNRRLLKYEPNQLEKLFPSKIGEDYSQTNPKSIRTCMNGVLVQDEDIGGEDEKNWKVVTNRKPTDVEMARLRFAWKTVSLIKSNGISICDQDRTIGLGMGQPSRIDSTEIALSKAKKFDLSVENCALGSDAFFPFRDTIDLIAKKGITAVIQPGGSRGDEEVIQACNEHDLTMIFTNMRHFRH; from the coding sequence ATGAAAAAACGAGCGATAATCAGCGTTTCTGACAAAACTGGTGTGATTGAATTAGCACGAGAATTACTCAATTTAGATTTTGAAATTATCTCCACAGGTGGAACTTATAAAAAACTTGTAGAGAACGGAGTGGATGCCATTTTAGTTTCTGAGATCACAAAATTTCCCGAAATAATGAACGGACGGGTAAAAACTCTTCATCCGGCAATTCATGGTGGGATTTTATGTGATAAAAATAATAGCGAGCATTTAATTGAAATAGAAAAAGAAAATATCAAACCTATTGATCTCGTGGTAGTTAATTTATATCCTTTCCAAAAAACCATTTCAAAGGAGAATGTTTCCATTCAGGAAGCAATAGAAAATATTGATATTGGCGGTCCAACAATGATCCGAGCTGCTGCTAAAAATTTTGAAAGCGTTTCTGTGATTATTGATCGGAACGATTATGGGAAAGTTATTAACGAGTTAAAACATAGTGGAAATGTGAGTTTGGAAACCCGAAAGGAACTTGCTAAAAAGGCTTTTCAACACACTGCAAAATACGATTCATATATTGCGAATTATTTTTCAGGAATTTGTGAAGAACATTTGCCTTCACAGATGAATCTTGCCCTTCCTTTGATTTCTGAACTTCGTTATGGAGAAAATCCGCATCAGAAAGCCGGCTTTTATGCAGAAGAAATAATTTACAAAAAATTGCACGGTAAGAAGCTCTCCTTCAACAATTTGCAGGACGTGGATGCGGCTTTCAAAGCCATTGTAAAATTCCAAATTCGAGCGAAATTTCCCGAACTTTCCACTGTGGTAATTTTGAAACATTGTAATCCATGCGGAATCGGTACTGCCGGCAATCTGCGAGATGCGTATGAAAAGGCTTTTGCAACCGATACAATGTCTCCGTTTGGCGGGATCGTTATCGTGAACAGAACACTGGATTTGGGGGCAGCTCTGGAAATTAATAAAATATTTACCGAGATAATTATCGCGCCTGATTTCTCTGCTGAAGCTCTGGAGCAACTCAAGAAGAAGAAAAATCGCAGACTCCTAAAATATGAGCCTAATCAATTGGAAAAACTATTTCCTTCCAAAATTGGCGAAGATTATTCGCAAACAAATCCTAAAAGTATTCGAACGTGTATGAACGGTGTGTTGGTTCAGGATGAAGATATTGGTGGGGAGGATGAAAAGAACTGGAAAGTTGTAACGAATAGAAAACCGACTGACGTAGAAATGGCTCGACTCAGATTTGCCTGGAAAACGGTCTCTTTGATAAAATCAAATGGAATATCAATTTGTGATCAGGACAGAACGATTGGTTTGGGAATGGGACAACCGAGCCGAATTGATTCAACGGAAATAGCCCTTTCAAAAGCCAAAAAATTCGATCTGTCAGTGGAAAATTGTGCCCTCGGTTCGGATGCTTTTTTTCCATTTCGTGATACGATAGATCTTATTGCAAAGAAAGGAATAACCGCTGTTATTCAACCCGGTGGATCGAGGGGTGATGAAGAAGTTATCCAAGCCTGCAATGAGCATGATCTCACGATGATCTTTACAAATATGCGACATTTTCGGCATTAG
- a CDS encoding aminotransferase class V-fold PLP-dependent enzyme: MEKENEENCLDWLQKNIIGRNCLFSTPFGEKPLVYSDYTASGRGLYFIEDYVRNILKIYANTHTADDVTGKSMTNLLHEAERKIKEIVNAGEHGKIIFSGAGTTGGISRFQQIIGLFLSSATQRRFFPFLENGTQNEKKIEIKFREYADFIEKNKPVIFIGPYEHHSNELMWRETICDVVRIPLGEDRYFDLQAFERIVSDKKYANRQKIGSFSAASNVTGIKSPVYEIARILHRNNALACFDFAASAPYVKIDMNKDEQSYFDAIFLSPHKFLGGPGSAGILIFNENIYNKNLPPSVPSGGTVNFVSPFTELYVNDIENREKPGTPGILQAIRASLVFMVKEKVGQSTIDNIKKNYINSFYDEFGNDPNITIYSPPDPKRTVGIISFNIKHKDKIFHPKFITKLLNDLFGIQSRAGCSCTGPYAHDILGIDEKASEKCAEYFQRGYLGLKRGWARINLHYSLSSEEFEYIKKALKFVIQNAYLFLPEYSFNVNTGEWKHKQEQNIPNIFNLEIEEVLNPNNYDKISTENCEVDFDKYLNQAEQIAKEVKMKNEEYELCKFDDDLEEMVYFYVCKNNLKKDFQ, from the coding sequence ATGGAAAAAGAGAATGAAGAAAATTGCCTTGACTGGTTGCAAAAAAATATCATCGGCAGAAATTGTCTGTTTTCCACGCCATTTGGAGAAAAGCCATTAGTTTATAGCGATTATACTGCCAGCGGGAGGGGATTATATTTTATAGAAGATTACGTTCGTAACATTCTAAAAATTTACGCAAATACACACACAGCCGATGATGTAACCGGCAAAAGCATGACAAACCTTCTCCACGAAGCAGAAAGGAAAATAAAAGAAATTGTCAATGCTGGCGAACATGGGAAAATAATATTTTCAGGAGCAGGTACTACCGGTGGAATATCAAGATTTCAACAAATCATCGGACTATTTTTGTCATCTGCAACCCAAAGGAGATTTTTCCCATTTTTGGAAAACGGAACTCAAAACGAAAAAAAAATTGAAATAAAATTTAGAGAATACGCAGATTTTATCGAAAAAAATAAGCCGGTAATTTTTATTGGACCTTATGAGCATCATTCAAATGAGTTGATGTGGCGAGAAACTATTTGCGATGTAGTGCGAATTCCTCTCGGTGAAGATAGATATTTCGATTTGCAGGCATTTGAACGGATAGTTTCTGATAAGAAATATGCAAACCGACAGAAAATAGGTTCCTTTTCCGCAGCCTCAAATGTAACAGGTATAAAATCACCAGTGTATGAAATTGCGAGAATATTGCATAGAAACAATGCTCTGGCTTGTTTTGATTTTGCTGCCAGCGCTCCTTATGTAAAAATTGATATGAATAAGGATGAACAAAGTTACTTTGATGCTATTTTTCTTTCTCCTCACAAATTTCTCGGTGGTCCCGGATCTGCTGGAATTTTGATATTCAATGAAAACATTTACAATAAAAATTTGCCACCCAGCGTTCCTTCCGGTGGCACCGTGAACTTTGTATCTCCTTTTACAGAGCTCTACGTTAATGATATTGAGAATAGAGAAAAACCCGGAACTCCCGGAATTTTACAAGCTATCAGAGCTTCGCTTGTTTTTATGGTTAAGGAAAAAGTCGGGCAATCTACGATTGATAATATTAAGAAAAATTATATCAATTCTTTCTATGACGAATTTGGAAATGACCCGAACATAACAATTTATAGCCCCCCCGATCCGAAAAGGACAGTTGGAATCATTTCATTTAACATAAAACACAAGGATAAAATTTTCCATCCCAAATTTATCACTAAATTACTAAATGATCTTTTCGGCATCCAATCTCGTGCAGGTTGCTCTTGCACCGGTCCCTATGCGCATGATATTTTGGGTATAGATGAAAAAGCCTCTGAAAAATGTGCTGAATATTTTCAGCGTGGATATTTGGGATTAAAACGAGGTTGGGCAAGAATAAATCTCCACTATTCTTTGAGTTCTGAGGAATTTGAATATATTAAAAAAGCATTAAAATTCGTAATCCAAAACGCTTATCTCTTTTTGCCGGAATATAGTTTTAACGTTAATACAGGAGAATGGAAACATAAACAAGAACAAAATATTCCGAACATATTTAATCTTGAAATTGAAGAAGTGCTAAATCCAAATAATTATGACAAGATTTCTACAGAGAATTGCGAAGTTGACTTTGATAAATATCTGAATCAAGCGGAACAAATTGCAAAAGAGGTGAAAATGAAAAATGAAGAATATGAACTCTGTAAATTTGATGACGATTTGGAGGAAATGGTGTATTTCTATGTTTGTAAAAATAATTTAAAGAAGGATTTTCAATGA
- a CDS encoding PEGA domain-containing protein, whose product MKKYLLIIFSVIFIAGCILEIGNGDGGNSIQQDEEAIRNVILDIFYDFNYDDIFGIMDHFDADFLHYDVDFYDEQQVWYNRFDQWNTALVYNISPNIMSVDYAKVGFTLEMDGQIFNVNSLSGNFSDVTILKKSNGVWKIYGNQNSGWEHYEIEVNSQPSGARIYIDGEYTEEVTPHTITNIPEGQYDVGVYLRDYNEIAETIYIDENEYLNFNLSLPSYPTPEFYLTSPENGEVFYENYFTLSGYIQLFEGNMAILTYNDVEYNIPVDNMSDFNIEVPISQYENTFFIRATNIQGNTGTTEDYTVYHGDNPPVEELTINLTWNTDSTDVDLHIWDPDGNWCYWQFPDGIPNGFLEDDMSGYGPETFNQSPVTEGAWVVKAVFYEGYNPENPTSAEIEIIVDEEVVYNFGPYEFSGEGDEWEMGFTVGGDE is encoded by the coding sequence TTGAAAAAATACTTATTGATTATTTTTTCTGTTATTTTTATTGCCGGTTGCATTTTAGAGATCGGTAATGGTGATGGCGGTAATTCTATTCAGCAGGATGAAGAAGCGATTCGCAATGTTATTCTCGACATTTTCTATGATTTTAATTACGATGATATTTTTGGGATAATGGATCATTTCGATGCGGATTTTTTACATTATGATGTTGATTTTTATGATGAACAACAGGTTTGGTATAATCGTTTTGATCAATGGAATACTGCCTTAGTTTATAATATTTCACCAAACATAATGAGTGTGGATTACGCAAAAGTTGGATTCACCCTTGAAATGGACGGGCAAATTTTTAATGTAAATTCTCTTAGTGGTAATTTTAGTGATGTAACGATTTTGAAAAAAAGTAATGGTGTCTGGAAAATTTATGGAAATCAAAATAGTGGCTGGGAACATTATGAGATCGAAGTAAATTCTCAACCTTCGGGTGCCCGGATATATATTGATGGAGAATATACCGAAGAAGTTACACCTCATACGATAACTAACATTCCGGAAGGGCAATACGATGTGGGCGTCTATTTGCGAGATTATAACGAAATCGCCGAAACAATTTATATTGATGAGAATGAATATTTAAATTTTAATTTGAGTTTACCCAGCTATCCCACACCCGAATTTTACCTTACAAGTCCCGAAAACGGGGAAGTGTTTTATGAAAATTATTTTACTTTGAGCGGATATATTCAATTGTTCGAGGGGAATATGGCAATTCTTACCTACAATGACGTGGAATATAATATACCGGTGGATAATATGAGTGATTTCAATATTGAGGTTCCTATCTCCCAGTATGAGAATACGTTTTTTATTCGAGCAACAAATATTCAGGGCAATACCGGAACAACCGAAGATTATACTGTTTATCACGGAGATAATCCTCCTGTGGAAGAACTTACAATAAATTTAACATGGAATACGGATAGCACAGATGTTGATCTTCACATCTGGGACCCGGATGGTAATTGGTGTTATTGGCAATTTCCTGATGGAATCCCGAATGGCTTTTTGGAGGATGATATGAGCGGTTATGGTCCGGAAACTTTTAATCAATCGCCGGTTACAGAGGGAGCGTGGGTTGTGAAAGCAGTTTTTTACGAAGGTTATAATCCTGAAAATCCTACATCAGCCGAAATTGAAATTATAGTTGATGAAGAAGTTGTATATAATTTTGGACCTTATGAATTTTCCGGAGAGGGTGATGAATGGGAGATGGGATTTACGGTTGGGGGAGATGAATAA